The genome window AAGCAGAAATGAGGTAGAAAGAATAAAGCAGTTGATAAAGGGATAATGATTGAAAGGGAAAAAATCTTTTCTCCATGCATTATTACCCAACAATTCCAGCGACGCACGGCCTGACTAAGCTCTTGATTTAGGAATTTTAAAGTAGGAAGACGAAGGCCATCGAATCAGGCTTTATCGAACTCAGCTGACAAAAGAAAAGCCATGGATGACCAAACATACGTTGCTTGATCTGCAGTAGCACCAAAGAGCCAGCTATGGTAGAGGAGGGGCTTCGCCATGGATGACCGTAAATTTAGGCAGCGGCTCGAAGTCAAAGTCAACTAATAGGCAATCGAGATCAAATAGGTCCGGAATCTAAGCTAAATCCTGATCGAGAAGGAGAAATCAACCGGCACAAACGCTGTGGAGAGTTCGATGAACGGGAAGAAGAAAGAGATGGGAGATACCAAGGGACGGAGTTGTCAGCGGCGTTGATGATGTTGTCAGGTACTCGCTTGTTGAGGTCGCGGAGGATCTCCTTGAGGGGGCGAATGAAGGAGGGCGTCAGGTCGAGCGGCACGACGTAGTTGGAGTTGGGCACACCTCCGCCGCCGGTCTTCTTACCGCCGTTTCCCGACGCCCCAGGGCCCTTATCCAGTGCCGCCGCCACAACCGGCAACACCGACGGCCTCCGCCACCGCCCGCCAGACGCCAAGAGAAGCCGCGCGTCCTTGACGGCGGTGACGGCGGTGGGAGGAAAGGCCGATCGAGCGAAGAAGAAGGTGGCTCCGGTAGATTCCATCCAACGGTGAAGGAAGGAGACGGAAGAGCGAAACGGGGAAGAGGCGACGCGGAGAGAAGGGGAAGACCTCCAAGTCTCCCTCGTCGATGTGTGGAGTGTCACCTCTCCACACAAACAACAGACGTTTCTATTTGGTTCTGTTGCGCCGATCAAACGAGCACTTGAAAGTGCTATCTTCTCCGTGTCGATCAAGTGACGCAAGTAGTACGTGACTCGCGGCCGAGTGAGTCCATTTTGGGGACCCGCTTAAGGGCCTGCCGATGCGTCCAATCACAAGCCAGATGATGTTGGAGGAGTATGCAGTGTGGTATACGTCGACTTGTAAACCAAACTGGTTACCTTTCCGAAGCCGGCCCCACGCCTCCGCCATCGCTTGGCCATACTTGCAGGAGCAATATTCTTTTCCTACCCGTTTACTAGTACCCAGTTCTGTACCTGTCTTTTAACAACGCTGGAGCCGTCTAGCTTCTAATAACAACCGGGTATGAAATGGGTGACGAATTCGTGTAATTGCAACACCTATCCTCTGTATTGTTCCAACGTGTCTGACGTGCTCTCTCCTCGCAATTAGGATTACGATGAAATCCGGGTTAACGGGCATCCAAGATGCAAATATCTTGGACCGTACACGTCTCAGCTACATGTGTGCTGATTCGAGAGATATTGTGGGTCCGATGGGTCCCATCGAAGAAACCGAGTCTTTTTTTTGGGTTAGTGATTAATACACCATAATTGAGTTTTAAGTGACtccatattatttatatatatatatataatctcgaaAATTAAGATTTGATTATGGTATGAACATTTGTTGTATTTTAGTCTTGGATAAAGAGAGGATGTGAGAAAATTCAAGAGAGGAATCTTATATTTTTTGTAAAGGAAATAAATCTTTAAAATTAGGGTCTCatcattatataaattattaatatatgtttatgtttcgataatattaaaaaatgaaTATAGCGAAAAAAAAGGACAATATTCACTTATAAAATGTTGAAAGTTCAAAACATTAATCTGGTGTACTAGAcccatttattaaaaattaattatttaaaattttatttgattttttttttttacttaagatattaatataataattatgcaCCACATATACTTATTGAAGATCGAAGGTTTGAAATTTAATCCAACATCTTTTTATACCTAAAACATGAGTATCATGGTGATACATTAAAATTATCTACTAAATGTCAAGGGTTTAAAATCTCGTATGATATATTTTTACATCTTAAATATTTATCCAATGATAATGTGTAAGACTCGTTACTAAACATCGAGGATTTGAAACCTTATTCATAGATTTGTTacacttaaaatattaattttataatacttATCTAATTTATTTTTACATATTAAATATTGACCCTATCATCAAATATTGAGGGTTCGATAttttatctaatatatttttaaagatattatatattttagctAGTAAATATTTTATCACATCATTGTAACGCTTTCGGATCAAATCCTGTTTTcactatttattttatataaaaataaaaaatgataatagaaatatataaattCGCCCATATCATATGAATCCAAAATTCTATCCCCATGATGAATTGCCATATTATACGCCACACGAAATCAAGACTTATTCTATGGCTTTTTGGGATTAGAAAGACCAATTTATATAAGAAATGAGAGaaaaataacaaataattttGATCTATCTGGTTCGACCCTGGTTTATTTCTGATCCATGGATTGGACTCGGTCACATCTCCTATTCCAGCTAGTTGGGTTCACGAGATCGGATTCCATCAATGTGAAATCGGGAATGGAGTTTATTTCTGCCGCCCGTTCGCTTGGTTGCCCACAGAAAGCAGAATATAGTGGTGCTCCGCAGTCGGAACCAGGGTTTTAGCAGCGCAGGGACGATGGTGAGGCTAACGGCGGACTTGATATGGAAGAGCCCTCACTTCTTCAACGCCATCAAAGAGCGCGAGCTTGACCTCCGCGGTAAGCAGCTTTCTCCCTCCTCTCCATTCCGTGCCCCATAttttctagggttagggtttctcaCATGCATTTGGTATGATCAACTACTGCTTGCGAGTTTAATCCTGGTGCTGCTAATCGAGGTTTCAGGTAACAAGATTGCGGTCATGGAGAACTTGGGCGCCACCGAGGTGAGTCAGATTCGtctccttttctctttctctctctctctcttgtgccaCATGATGCTGTTACTCGACTGTGTTATCAGAATCTACCTTGAACCAGTTCTTGGAAGTCATATGTTAGTCATTAGTGGTCGACAGCTTCTCCTGACATGCATTTCTCGAGTTATTGACCTTATATCTCTCGAGATAGAATGGATGTTATTGTTCCCTGGTTTGAGTTTTGTTTCTTCATGTTGCTTATACAGACAATACCTTTATCAACAGTATAATTGCTGCTACGTGAGTCTTAAAGGATCACATTGTTGTCGGTTTGGGAGATTGAAGTTACTGACTGACAAAGTCTGCTTGCTTTAATGCACTAAGCCTCCTTGAATATTGTTAGGTGAATTGGAATAATTAGAAAAGATCCTTgcctttgtgctttggtgacttcctGAGATTCTTTTGATGACCTATCATGATTATATCCAGCTTTGGCGTGACAAAACTGGCAATGCAAAGTCGACGAATGATATTTTGTTCACTGTGTGTGTAGGCGGACATAGGAATTTCTATAGTTGTTAGTTGGAATCTCGAAGGCAATGCCTATCGGCTAGGATGATTGGTTAGATCTTGGAGGCTATTCAGGTTAAATTAGTGGATTCCACAGGAGGTCATTTCCTTGTCACAGATTTTTTGCAGGATTATATGTCTTCTATTTAGGAGTTGGTTTCCTTTCTGAAAGCCAGGTAGACAAAAATTCAAGAGTATGTATGTGGCTGATATCAATAGGTGAATGACAGCATCACAATGATTGTACTTTGAAATAGTGTTTAAATTCTCCAATAAACGGTTCCTGGATCAGTTGTCTGAGGAGGTTATGGCCAAGATTGAGAATCATTTGAcatgtttttttttaatgaatccgTGAAATATGACCACATgtatttttattgttttctttcaCCTTTTGACTCTACATCTGTTGCTTCATCTATTTACCTTTCTATATGTATATTGCTGTtttccctcttctcttcttctttaaaTCTTAAGCTCTGTGTTGATCTGTTAACAAAAAATTAAATCCGCTGTTCTTCGTCACAACTTTTTTGTTCCTTGGTATCAGTTGATCAGTGTCCAAGCTAATTAGAACTCTTTTCAATGACTAATAAGCCATTTCTTTCATTCTTTATGTTCTTATTTTTCCGTTAAAAACCTTTGTTTCTTGTACTATTCATGTGTctgcttttatatatttttcagcAGCATCAATTCTGCTTTTGCTTTCTAATAGTCTTAGCACTAGTCTGGGAGTGATCCATATTCTTTATTTGTTAAACTTAGCATCTCAGTTCAAGCAATTTCATATAAAGTGTAAGAAATTTAGTTTGAGTGAACTAGCTGTTAAATTAAGTTTTTTTTACTGGTCTTGAGATCTGTTtcttattttcattttaagattttttttagtttGCTATGATgattatgttttgatttttttaGGATTGGTTTTTGGGTCTTATTTAAGTAGGATGAAAATCGGGGTTCCTTTTGTAGTCATTGTTGGGATTTAAGTATTATAGTGTCTAAAATGTTTTTTGGTAGGTTAAATTTTGTCTATATTATTTAAGGGTCTTTCTTGGACTAGGAAAATATCTAGTTTGTTCTTTGTAAACTGGTCTGTGTAGATTAAAGGATGGTGATACTAGCGAGTATATGAAACTATGTTCTATGTGGCTAAAGACGAGAATTAAGAAAGTGACGCAAGGGTAGGGTTGTAATATACCTCTGTATTGTAGCTTTGAACCTATAAATTTTTTGTGCTCGGGGTAACaacttgaaaattttattataagAAGCTGCATAATCCTTAATTTGAATCTCGATTGATTACCGATCCAACCAAGCACTGATAGCCCTATTGGTTACTAAAACTGGTATGTGATTGAGATATAAATCCTTGGCATATAGTCAACTAAATGCTCATATAATccaatgatttcaataggcgctcgggcgctcgcctaggcgctcgggcgaggcgaggcgaggcctgagcgccttgcttcatgtccaagcgcctcgcttcaatgaggcgccgcctaggcgctcgcccgagcctaggcgtcgggcgcttcgggcgagcgcccgggttaaaccaggcgatcgaatCAATGTTTTAagtttggttcggtctccggtgctttagttggttcaatcggaccaactaaatcaccgataggctccctcacacgatttccccgacttccccaaccctaacactcgcgatttgccgtcgagatttcttctccgctatcgctgctctctgctgttgctgccactgtcgcta of Musa acuminata AAA Group cultivar baxijiao chromosome BXJ1-7, Cavendish_Baxijiao_AAA, whole genome shotgun sequence contains these proteins:
- the LOC135678168 gene encoding DNA repair RAD52-like protein 2, chloroplastic gives rise to the protein MESTGATFFFARSAFPPTAVTAVKDARLLLASGGRWRRPSVLPVVAAALDKGPGASGNGGKKTGGGGVPNSNYVVPLDLTPSFIRPLKEILRDLNKRVPDNIINAADNSVPWYHANRMLSFYAPGWCGEVRAIEFSDNHVTVVYRVTVRGLDGEIHRESTATVSLNDGRFEDPLAAAEELAFCKACARFGFGLHLYHEETPKNI